One part of the Nitrospira sp. genome encodes these proteins:
- a CDS encoding DUF4124 domain-containing protein, translating to MIWIYLLPVMFAVLLHSNPVQAKIYSCEGPNGSTMLTDQPKGKRGCTAVQTPSPSPPGGFTPPLEEPPPAPPDLQPNAFLPSQPFSPIHQQAPHQQGPNDQAQPPTGSQAGGEKAAPEAQHCSPRVNPLNPFAGMNCSPTADETKKP from the coding sequence ATGATCTGGATTTACCTCCTGCCCGTCATGTTCGCAGTCCTGCTTCACTCGAACCCGGTCCAAGCAAAGATTTACAGCTGCGAAGGCCCGAACGGCAGCACGATGCTGACGGATCAGCCGAAGGGGAAACGCGGTTGTACGGCCGTACAGACTCCATCTCCTTCACCACCAGGCGGATTCACGCCACCGCTTGAAGAGCCGCCGCCAGCTCCGCCGGACCTTCAACCGAATGCATTTCTCCCATCCCAGCCGTTCTCGCCGATTCACCAGCAGGCTCCGCACCAGCAGGGCCCGAACGATCAGGCTCAACCGCCGACCGGTTCGCAGGCAGGAGGTGAGAAGGCTGCACCAGAGGCGCAACATTGTTCGCCGCGCGTGAATCCACTCAATCCCTTCGCCGGCATGAATTGTTCACCCACAGCCGACGAAACGAAAAAGCCCTAG
- a CDS encoding Rieske 2Fe-2S domain-containing protein translates to MGELIRIAGTADVKPGAGMVAEVNGKAIALFNVDGTFYAIDNTCVHRGGPLGEGDVVGDVVACPWHNWEFNVKTGACINNPSAKVAVYDVTVEGSDIKVRL, encoded by the coding sequence ATGGGCGAGTTGATTAGAATCGCAGGAACCGCCGACGTGAAGCCGGGAGCCGGCATGGTCGCGGAAGTGAACGGAAAAGCCATCGCCCTGTTCAACGTGGACGGGACCTTTTATGCCATCGACAACACCTGTGTGCACCGCGGCGGCCCGCTGGGTGAAGGCGACGTCGTGGGCGATGTCGTGGCCTGTCCATGGCACAACTGGGAGTTCAATGTGAAAACGGGTGCCTGCATCAATAACCCTTCGGCCAAGGTGGCCGTGTATGATGTCACGGTCGAGGGCAGCGATATCAAAGTCCGGCTGTGA
- a CDS encoding Mrp/NBP35 family ATP-binding protein, whose amino-acid sequence MAEEQPGAPHQDEAAARPNIIPGVKHVVAVSSGKGGVGKSTVSVNLAVALALTGAKVGLLDADIYGPNIPMMMGVEKTPEQKDGKIAPAESHGVKLISMGFFVPEDTAVVWRGPMVHTAIQQLFRDVLWGELDYLLIDLPPGTGDAQLTLTQLVPLSGAVTVTTPQEVALHDVRKGMMMFQKVNVPLLGIVENMSFFVCGHCGERTEIFSHGGGERAAEKLGIPFLGRVPIDPVIRAGGDTGNPIVVAKPDSPQSQAFREIAAKVAAALQTGGVSATKSRIESLLDKIKRPATGR is encoded by the coding sequence ATGGCAGAGGAACAACCGGGCGCACCGCACCAGGATGAGGCGGCCGCCAGACCCAATATCATTCCCGGAGTCAAACACGTCGTCGCCGTCAGCAGCGGCAAGGGCGGCGTCGGCAAATCCACCGTGTCGGTCAATCTGGCCGTCGCCCTCGCCCTGACCGGCGCCAAAGTGGGCTTGCTGGATGCCGATATCTATGGACCTAACATCCCGATGATGATGGGGGTCGAGAAAACCCCAGAACAGAAAGACGGCAAAATCGCGCCGGCGGAAAGCCACGGCGTCAAGTTGATTTCCATGGGATTTTTCGTCCCGGAAGACACCGCCGTCGTCTGGCGCGGACCGATGGTGCACACCGCGATCCAGCAACTCTTCCGGGATGTGTTGTGGGGCGAATTGGATTATCTGTTGATCGACTTGCCGCCCGGCACGGGCGACGCCCAACTCACGCTGACCCAGTTGGTGCCGCTCTCGGGCGCCGTCACGGTCACGACCCCGCAGGAAGTGGCGCTGCACGATGTGCGCAAGGGCATGATGATGTTCCAGAAGGTAAATGTGCCGCTCCTCGGCATCGTGGAGAACATGAGCTTCTTCGTCTGCGGACATTGCGGAGAGCGCACTGAAATTTTCTCTCACGGGGGCGGGGAACGGGCAGCCGAAAAGCTGGGCATTCCGTTCCTCGGACGGGTGCCGATCGATCCGGTCATTCGCGCCGGCGGGGATACCGGCAACCCGATTGTCGTCGCCAAGCCCGACTCGCCGCAGTCACAAGCCTTTCGCGAGATCGCGGCCAAGGTGGCCGCAGCGTTGCAAACAGGCGGGGTGTCGGCCACCAAGAGCCGCATCGAAAGTTTATTGGATAAAATCAAACGGCCGGCCACCGGTCGCTGA
- a CDS encoding fatty acid desaturase — MADSSTQSVCWGTVSLFTALTILTFVGVPLFAYYYDYTVLDWTLLAILYIVTGMGITVGYHRMITHRSFESHPWIKICLLVMGGWAVQNSALLWCADHIRHHAHTDEEADPYNASKGFWHSHVGWLFINTPYREDRFAAKLRTDPMILWQHRYYWAIVASGLLLPFAAGYLNGGMMSGLGCFLLAGVLRTVLVLNSTFTINSLCHMVGTQPHGTQDSSRDSWLISFISFGEGYHNYHHTYSHDYRNGSKWYNFDPSKWLIYTLSLVGLTYNLHRERT, encoded by the coding sequence ATGGCCGACTCATCCACACAATCCGTCTGCTGGGGCACCGTGTCCCTCTTCACCGCGCTCACGATTCTGACCTTCGTCGGAGTTCCGCTCTTCGCCTACTACTACGACTATACGGTCCTTGATTGGACGCTGCTCGCCATTCTCTACATCGTCACCGGCATGGGCATCACGGTGGGCTACCACCGCATGATCACGCATCGCAGCTTCGAGAGCCATCCCTGGATCAAGATCTGCCTGTTGGTGATGGGGGGATGGGCCGTGCAAAACTCCGCCTTGCTCTGGTGCGCCGACCATATCCGCCACCACGCGCACACGGACGAGGAGGCAGATCCGTACAACGCAAGCAAAGGTTTTTGGCACAGTCATGTAGGCTGGCTGTTCATCAATACGCCTTATCGTGAAGACCGGTTCGCCGCCAAATTACGTACCGATCCGATGATTCTGTGGCAACACCGGTACTACTGGGCAATCGTGGCCTCGGGCCTGTTATTGCCCTTCGCGGCCGGGTACCTGAACGGCGGAATGATGAGCGGCCTCGGCTGTTTCTTACTCGCCGGCGTGTTACGCACGGTCCTGGTGCTGAATTCCACCTTTACGATCAACTCACTCTGCCACATGGTCGGCACCCAGCCGCACGGCACACAAGACAGCAGCCGGGATAGCTGGCTGATTTCATTCATCAGCTTCGGCGAGGGATACCACAACTACCATCATACCTATTCGCACGACTATCGAAACGGATCGAAATGGTACAACTTCGACCCGTCCAAATGGTTGATCTATACGCTCTCGCTGGTCGGGCTGACGTACAACCTCCATCGCGAGCGCACATAA